The DNA segment TCCGGACATGGTGCAGATAGTGAAAGTCATTGCCCTCCAGCACCAGGCGGGATGGACAGTCGGCCGGCAGCATGAACTGTTTCATCGTGTCGGCAGCCTACCGCAAACCCAGTCGCTGGGCAATCTCGCCAGATTTCAGCAACTCAATTGCCTGCTGCAGAACCACATCGTGTTTGAGATTGTACACCGGATCCTCGCGGCGCTGCCGGATGAGCTCGTTGTCCACCATACGCTCAAGGTACCACTGCGGCAGCTCAAACCCCTCACCTCGCAGATCCTGAATAAACTCGGCGACCTCGGCATCTCCAGCCTCGGTGTTATCACGCGCCCAGGACTGCACCCGATTGGATGTTACCAGCTCGACTGCCACCTCCTGCTCGTCCTCTTCCAGGGACGGGGGAAGAATTTCGATGTGCGGCGCAATTCCTTCCTTGTCGATGTAGGTGCCGCTCGGGGTGTAGTAGCGCGACATGGTCAGCCGGAATCCGCCGTTGATAAGTCCGCGTACCTGCTGAACCGAACCCTTTCCGTAGGTCGTTTGCCCGATCAGCACCGCCCGTTCACGATCCCCCAGGGCACCGGCCATAATCTCGGCAGCCGAGGCCGAGCCTTTGTCTATCAATATCACTGTCTCAAGGTCATCAGAAACCGCAATACCGCGACGTGCGGTAAACTCATGGTTTTCACTCTCAACCCGTCCCCTGGTACCCACTACCAGGCCCTCATCAAGAAACAGGTCGCTTACATCCACCACAGAATTCAGTAGCCCCCCGGGATTCCCGCGCAGGTCGATGATGAGTTTCTGGTACCCGGCATCCTCAAAATACTGCAAGGCGTCCGCCACCCGCTCCCGGGTGTGGGGGGTAAACTGCACAATCCGCAGGTAGGCAATCCCGTTATCCATAATGGCACGCCGCACCGTCGGCACCTGAATGGTATCCCGGGTCAGGGTTACATCGAAGGTGCTTGATCGCCCGCGCCGGATCGTGACGGTAACATCGGTCCCCGGCCGTCCGCGCAGCTTGTCCACCACCTCGTCGATGTTCAGCGGTGCAGTAGACTCTTCATTGATGGCAACAATCAGATCACCACCTCGCACACCGGCATGATATGCAGGAGTACCCTCAATTGGTGATACCACCTCGACAAACCGGGGATTGTCACCATCGGCTGGCTGTTTGTTGATGTACAGCCCGACGCCCCCAAACTCTCCCGATGTGGTATCGGTAAGTGAGCGCATCTCCTCACGGGACAGAAACGCGGAATGCGGATCTTCCAGGCTCTCGAACATC comes from the Spirochaeta africana DSM 8902 genome and includes:
- a CDS encoding S41 family peptidase, with amino-acid sequence MNKLHEQMQAWRTRTRYSAGVAAVLAMVLAAVLVVPQIGANNRLSAEETRLLRQFENVYQFIRDSYVDEVEAEKLIRGAMEGMFESLEDPHSAFLSREEMRSLTDTTSGEFGGVGLYINKQPADGDNPRFVEVVSPIEGTPAYHAGVRGGDLIVAINEESTAPLNIDEVVDKLRGRPGTDVTVTIRRGRSSTFDVTLTRDTIQVPTVRRAIMDNGIAYLRIVQFTPHTRERVADALQYFEDAGYQKLIIDLRGNPGGLLNSVVDVSDLFLDEGLVVGTRGRVESENHEFTARRGIAVSDDLETVILIDKGSASAAEIMAGALGDRERAVLIGQTTYGKGSVQQVRGLINGGFRLTMSRYYTPSGTYIDKEGIAPHIEILPPSLEEDEQEVAVELVTSNRVQSWARDNTEAGDAEVAEFIQDLRGEGFELPQWYLERMVDNELIRQRREDPVYNLKHDVVLQQAIELLKSGEIAQRLGLR